The Limosilactobacillus panis DNA segment GTCTTCCGTAACCCCCGCTCAAGCGGCCAAATTACGGGAAGTTGTTAAAAATGAGAATGGTGGTCAAAAAAAGACCAATACCAAACCGGCCAACCGCCATAAGAACCACCAGGCAAAGGATGACCACAAAAAAGCGCCGTCCAATAAGCACCAAAATAAGCGGGACCATGAAAGCCATCCAAAGAAGGCCAACAAGCCTGCCCGGCATGAGAATGAACGGCCTCGTGAAGAACACCAAAACCGGCACAATGAAAAGCGGCATAACGAAAGCCGCCGTAACCAAAACAACGGCGGTCGTTTTGGCGGTAGCTTGAAAAATAATGAACGACATGGTAAGCGCTTCAACAAAAAAAACAAGAAGCGCAATAGGCGTAACAAGGGGAATAACCGTCTCCGTGAAGTGAACCACAAGCAACCAACTCAGCGGAAGGATAAGCCATTACCAGAAGTGCTGGAGTACACTGAGGGGATGAATGCCCAGGACCTGGGTAAGATCTTACACCGTTCTCCAGCGGAAATTATTAAGAAGCTCTTTATGCTCGGCGTAATGATCAACCAAAACCAGTCCCTTGACAAGAACACTATCGAGCTCTTGGCAACTGACTACGGGATTGACGCCAAAGAAAAGGTTGAGGTTGACGTTTCTGACATTGATAAGATGTTTGAAGACGAACAGAACAATACCAAGCACCTTGTTAAGCGGCCACCAGTAGTTACTGTCATGGGGCACGTTGACCATGGTAAGACTACCCTGCTGGATAAGTTGCGGCACTCACACGTCACTGAACATGAAGCCGGTGGGATTACCCAGGAAATTGGTGCCTACCAAGTTCACTACAACGATAACCTGATTACCTTCTTGGATACTCCAGGGCACGCTGCATTTACCGAAATGCGGGCCCGTGGTGCTAACATTACCGATATTACCGTTCTGGTGGTTGCTGCTGATGATGGGGTAATGCCGCAGACAGTGGAAGCCATTCACCACGCCCAGGCTGCCAAGACGCCAATCATTGTTGCCGTCAACAAGATTGATAAGCCGGGTGCAAACCCTGATAAGGTTACTGAAGAGCTGGCTAAATACAACCTGATTCCAGAAGACTGGGGCGGTGACACCATCTTCGTCAAGATTTCCGCTAAGTTTGGCAAGAACCTCGACGAGTTGTTGGACATGATCCTGCTCCAAGCTGAAATGATGGAATTAAAGGCTAACCCTGACCAAAACGCGGCGGGATCCGTTGTTGAAGCACGACTGGATCAAGGTAAGGGACCTGTGGCAACCGTGTTGGTTCAACAAGGGACCTTGCATGTTGGGGACCCAATCGTTGTCGGTAACACCTTCGGCCGTGTTCGGACGATGACCAACGAAAATGGTCGGCGGATTAAGACAGCTACCCCATCGACCCCTGTTGAAATTACGGGGCTTAACGAAGTCCCGGAAGCCGGGGACCGGTTCGTTGTCTTTGACGATGAAAAGACCGCTCGTGCAGCTGGTGAAGCACGGGCAAAGCGGGCTCAAGACAAGGAACGGCAAAAGACTTCGCACGTTACCCTGGACAACCTCTTTGCCACTATGAAGAAGGGGAAGATGAAGACCCTGCCATTAATTATTAAGGCCGATGTTCAGGGGTCAGTTGAAGCCCTTAGTCAAAGTCTGCAGAAGATCAAGGTTGATGGCGTCCGGGTTGACATCATTCACCAAGCAGTCGGGGCAATCAGTCAGAGTGACGTTACCTTGGCCGAAGCTTCAAACGCGGTTATCATTGGTTTCAACGTGCGGCCAACACCGGTTGCTAAGTCGCTTGCTGACTCCAGTAATATTGATATCCGTCTCCAACGGGTTATCTACAACGCCATTGAAGAAGTTGAGGATGCCATGAAGGGGATGCTTGAACCGGTATACAAGGAAGAAACGATTGGTGAAGTTGAAGTTCGTCAAATCTACAAGGCTTCCAAGGTCGGGACGATTGCCGGAGGAATGGTTACTTCTGGTAAGATTACCCGTGATTCTAAGGTCCGTTTGGTTCGTGACGGCGTGGTCGTTTACGAAGGTGAACTGGGTTCACTTAAGCGGTTCAAGGACGATGTTAAGGAAGTCAAGGCCGGCTTTGAATGTGGTTTAACGATTGCTAATTACAATGACATCAAGGAAAAGGATGTTATTGAAGCTTACCAGATGAAAGAAGTACCAGTTAAATAAAGGAGGAGGCAAAATGCCAAACAGACAATATCGCGTTGACCGGCTTGCGCAGCAGATTCAACGCGAAGTCGATGATATCCTTTTGAAGCGGGTTCGTGATCCACGTGTGCAAGGCGTTACAATCACTGGCGTTGATGTTACTGGTGATTTGCAACAGGCAACGATTTATTACAGTATCTTGTCTGACAAGGCCTCGGCGGGTGAAAAGACCCAAGAAGGCTTGGATAAGGCCACGGGTTTAATCCGCTCTGAATTAGGCGCCCGCCTAAATATCTTTAAAACACCGGAGATCAAGTTTGAACGTGACCCGTCCGTAGCTTATGGCAGTCGGATTGACCAACTGATCAATAAGCTTCATCAACAAGAAAAGTAACTGACTAAAACACGAGGAGCGGGGTAAATCTTTGACCTGCTCCTTTTTGTATACGGAGGACCAAACGAATGGACGGAATTATTCCTTTATATAAAGAACGGGGAATGACCAGCTTTGACTGTGTTAACCGCCTGCGACGAATACTGAAGACAAAAAAGATTGGTCACTCGGGGACCCTAGACCCGTCTGTTGATGGGGTCCTGCCAATTTGTATTGGTAGGGCGACGAAGGTCGTTGAGTACTTGATGCAGTCAGGGAAGGTTTACCAGGGTGAACTGTTAATCGGCAAGGCGACGACAACGGAGGATCTTGACGGTGAGGTGATTGCTGCCCAGCCGGTAACTAGGGAGATTCCCCCAGATGTTATCCGTGATCAGATGACAACGTTGACGGGGGCGGTTACCCAAATTCCACCCATGTATTCAGCGGTAAAGGTAAAGGGGAAACGCCTTTACGAATATGCACGGGCGGGGAAAAGTGTTGACCGTCCAGTTCGCCACGTGATGATTGACAAGTTTGAACTGGTAAGTGCTGATTATGATCAGGGGAAGCAGGAAGAACGGGTCCGCTTTAAGGTCGCCTGCAGTAAAGGGACCTATGTACGGACACTGGTAGTTGAGTTGGCAAAGCGGTTCGGCTATCCGGGAACAATGAGTTGGCTAACCCGGCTAAAAAGTGGTGGCTTTACCCTTGATCAGACACTAAGTCTGGGGAATATTCAAGACGCCGTAACAGCAGGGACAATTAACCATTACCTTTATCCACTTGATTACGCCCTCCGTGATTATCCGGCGGTTGAGCTTAACGCAGACCAGTGGAAAGCTGTTCAGAACGGGGGTTGGCTAAAGCCAGCTGAGCTTTCCTCATCAGCAGCAGAGCTGGTCCTCAAGTATGGTCACCAAGTTAAGGCGCTTTACCACTTTGATGCAC contains these protein-coding regions:
- the rbfA gene encoding 30S ribosome-binding factor RbfA, with protein sequence MPNRQYRVDRLAQQIQREVDDILLKRVRDPRVQGVTITGVDVTGDLQQATIYYSILSDKASAGEKTQEGLDKATGLIRSELGARLNIFKTPEIKFERDPSVAYGSRIDQLINKLHQQEK
- the truB gene encoding tRNA pseudouridine(55) synthase TruB, which codes for MDGIIPLYKERGMTSFDCVNRLRRILKTKKIGHSGTLDPSVDGVLPICIGRATKVVEYLMQSGKVYQGELLIGKATTTEDLDGEVIAAQPVTREIPPDVIRDQMTTLTGAVTQIPPMYSAVKVKGKRLYEYARAGKSVDRPVRHVMIDKFELVSADYDQGKQEERVRFKVACSKGTYVRTLVVELAKRFGYPGTMSWLTRLKSGGFTLDQTLSLGNIQDAVTAGTINHYLYPLDYALRDYPAVELNADQWKAVQNGGWLKPAELSSSAAELVLKYGHQVKALYHFDAHHHAYQPTKMFLTN
- the infB gene encoding translation initiation factor IF-2, producing the protein MAKKRIYELAKELKMPSKNLVKVANQQGMEIKSHMSSVTPAQAAKLREVVKNENGGQKKTNTKPANRHKNHQAKDDHKKAPSNKHQNKRDHESHPKKANKPARHENERPREEHQNRHNEKRHNESRRNQNNGGRFGGSLKNNERHGKRFNKKNKKRNRRNKGNNRLREVNHKQPTQRKDKPLPEVLEYTEGMNAQDLGKILHRSPAEIIKKLFMLGVMINQNQSLDKNTIELLATDYGIDAKEKVEVDVSDIDKMFEDEQNNTKHLVKRPPVVTVMGHVDHGKTTLLDKLRHSHVTEHEAGGITQEIGAYQVHYNDNLITFLDTPGHAAFTEMRARGANITDITVLVVAADDGVMPQTVEAIHHAQAAKTPIIVAVNKIDKPGANPDKVTEELAKYNLIPEDWGGDTIFVKISAKFGKNLDELLDMILLQAEMMELKANPDQNAAGSVVEARLDQGKGPVATVLVQQGTLHVGDPIVVGNTFGRVRTMTNENGRRIKTATPSTPVEITGLNEVPEAGDRFVVFDDEKTARAAGEARAKRAQDKERQKTSHVTLDNLFATMKKGKMKTLPLIIKADVQGSVEALSQSLQKIKVDGVRVDIIHQAVGAISQSDVTLAEASNAVIIGFNVRPTPVAKSLADSSNIDIRLQRVIYNAIEEVEDAMKGMLEPVYKEETIGEVEVRQIYKASKVGTIAGGMVTSGKITRDSKVRLVRDGVVVYEGELGSLKRFKDDVKEVKAGFECGLTIANYNDIKEKDVIEAYQMKEVPVK